One region of Mesobacillus boroniphilus genomic DNA includes:
- a CDS encoding phosphatase PAP2 family protein yields MKTKIKELPYLLALLVMPVLGLIYKILNNNPREAVILSTDIDNKIPFLPIFILPYIIWYAFILGYLIYFWFKDTRVYLKTLTMIVVGELVCFVIYFFFQTTVPRPNLVGEGIFIELVGMIYSHDQPYNAFPSIHVLTTFAIILGNINIRNKHITHSIFVPVMGSLIIISTLFVKQHYILDMFASMFLTSFIYGIVFELFEFKVAEKADTVYVKD; encoded by the coding sequence ATGAAAACCAAAATAAAAGAATTACCTTATTTATTGGCTTTGCTGGTAATGCCAGTACTGGGCTTAATTTATAAAATATTGAATAACAACCCACGAGAAGCTGTAATCCTTTCGACAGATATAGACAATAAGATCCCTTTCCTTCCAATCTTCATTTTACCGTATATCATTTGGTATGCTTTTATATTGGGGTATCTAATTTATTTTTGGTTTAAGGATACGCGGGTATATTTAAAAACATTGACTATGATTGTCGTTGGGGAGTTAGTATGTTTCGTCATTTACTTCTTCTTCCAAACAACCGTACCACGCCCTAACCTTGTTGGTGAAGGAATCTTTATAGAGCTTGTTGGCATGATTTACAGCCATGATCAACCATATAATGCTTTCCCCAGCATTCATGTATTAACTACTTTTGCCATTATTCTTGGCAACATTAACATTCGCAACAAACATATCACCCATTCGATTTTCGTACCGGTAATGGGTTCGTTGATTATTATTTCTACATTGTTTGTTAAACAGCACTATATACTTGATATGTTCGCATCGATGTTTTTAACTTCATTTATTTATGGAATTGTCTTTGAATTATTTGAATTTAAAGTTGCCGAAAAAGCAGATACGGTATATGTAAAAGATTGA
- a CDS encoding amino acid permease, giving the protein MDYFLPSSKQGSGNSSNQGDLKWWQLSLIGVGCTIGTGFFLGSAIGIKITGPSIVFSFLLAAFGTYVVYNLLAKMTAQDPQDGSFCYYAKKAYGQWAGFSCGWNYWSSNILIMGSQLTALSILSQFWFPNIPLWLFATGYAILSIGVVLTGNKGFDKVEDFLAIIKTAAIIMFILIAVAALFGWFDLETKQVIVPNSTQKLFPEGFKGFWSSLIYAFYAYGGIEVIGLMATRLKNKEDAPKAGVIMLVLLVIIYVLALGLAVIMAAHGAFHHKESPFVTALESYKLAFFPHVFNAAIIIAGFSTMTASLFGVTTLLVTLAADGDAPMVFAKKIKKLKELPLPSLGLAVVGLIASIITALLLPGKIYEYITTAAGILILFNWAFIILSALKLLELKPWGKIISFIGIALILAAVSGTIMEKSIRMGFFISIIVVLLIGMISFVLQKKVWNKASGAK; this is encoded by the coding sequence ATGGATTATTTCCTGCCATCATCAAAGCAGGGAAGCGGAAATAGTTCAAATCAGGGAGATTTGAAATGGTGGCAACTGTCACTAATTGGTGTTGGATGTACGATTGGAACTGGTTTTTTTCTTGGATCAGCTATTGGGATTAAAATTACCGGCCCATCCATCGTATTTTCTTTCCTCCTTGCTGCTTTTGGCACATATGTCGTTTATAATTTATTGGCAAAAATGACAGCTCAGGATCCTCAAGATGGCTCGTTTTGCTATTATGCAAAGAAGGCTTATGGTCAATGGGCCGGGTTCAGTTGTGGATGGAATTATTGGAGTTCCAATATCCTGATTATGGGAAGCCAGCTTACTGCTCTTTCAATTTTGTCACAATTTTGGTTTCCTAATATACCTTTGTGGCTTTTCGCTACTGGTTATGCCATCCTTTCTATAGGTGTTGTCCTTACGGGAAATAAGGGATTTGACAAGGTAGAAGATTTTTTAGCCATCATTAAAACGGCTGCCATTATAATGTTCATTTTAATTGCTGTGGCGGCTCTGTTTGGCTGGTTTGATTTAGAAACGAAACAAGTGATTGTGCCAAATTCTACACAAAAGCTGTTTCCTGAAGGCTTTAAAGGATTCTGGTCGTCGCTGATATATGCATTTTATGCATATGGAGGGATCGAAGTAATAGGCCTGATGGCAACAAGGTTGAAGAATAAAGAAGACGCTCCGAAAGCGGGAGTTATCATGCTTGTTTTACTGGTTATCATTTACGTGCTTGCTTTGGGGCTTGCGGTCATTATGGCAGCACACGGTGCCTTTCACCATAAAGAAAGTCCATTTGTTACAGCCCTTGAGTCATATAAACTAGCCTTTTTTCCTCATGTGTTCAACGCAGCGATCATCATTGCAGGCTTTTCAACCATGACAGCTTCGTTGTTTGGAGTGACCACTTTGCTCGTTACGCTAGCTGCTGATGGAGATGCTCCGATGGTCTTCGCCAAGAAAATTAAAAAGTTGAAAGAGCTTCCCCTTCCATCGCTGGGACTGGCAGTGGTTGGTTTAATTGCATCAATCATTACAGCCTTGCTGCTTCCGGGCAAAATTTATGAGTACATTACTACAGCAGCAGGAATCCTGATTTTATTCAATTGGGCTTTCATTATTCTTTCGGCTTTGAAATTACTTGAATTGAAACCATGGGGGAAGATCATTTCTTTTATAGGGATTGCCCTTATTCTTGCTGCTGTTAGCGGGACGATAATGGAAAAGAGCATTCGTATGGGCTTCTTTATTAGCATAATTGTTGTCTTGCTTATTGGTATGATATCTTTTGTTTTACAGAAAAAAGTATGGAACAAAGCAAGTGGAGCAAAATAA
- a CDS encoding ABC transporter permease subunit, producing the protein MNKKLIWLVAAKDIRGITSSAQVWLGLILLPLIFSVIFPLAFILLVKNVPISSPDLIDLVDNVVEGLKGTKSGEVIGSLPSMKHQIIFVVVNYLLGSIFLLIPTLNAMLIALHSFVGEKEKRTLETLLFSPITVRELFIGKVLAALIPSIIITWVSFFLFGVITISLTYNMFGYFIFPNANWIILMLWVVPMITILTILVNVFVSARAKGFQEAQQLGGILILPIMVLFIGQATGFLVIKPYLLALIGVIILVLNFLLLKLMTKYNDRNTLFEKQI; encoded by the coding sequence TTGAATAAGAAGTTAATATGGCTTGTAGCTGCTAAAGATATTAGAGGAATAACCAGCTCGGCTCAGGTATGGTTAGGGTTAATCTTATTGCCATTGATTTTCTCGGTGATTTTTCCGTTAGCTTTTATTCTTTTGGTTAAGAATGTACCAATTTCGTCCCCAGATTTGATTGATTTAGTAGATAATGTTGTAGAGGGTCTTAAAGGTACAAAGAGCGGGGAAGTGATAGGCAGCCTCCCAAGCATGAAACACCAAATTATTTTCGTCGTTGTGAATTACCTGCTTGGTTCGATCTTTCTGCTTATACCGACACTTAATGCTATGTTGATTGCCCTTCATAGCTTTGTTGGTGAAAAAGAAAAACGGACCTTGGAAACACTGTTGTTTTCTCCTATTACTGTCAGGGAATTATTTATTGGAAAAGTACTTGCAGCATTAATTCCTTCTATTATTATAACTTGGGTGAGCTTCTTTCTGTTTGGAGTTATCACTATAAGCTTGACCTACAATATGTTTGGTTATTTCATATTCCCAAATGCAAACTGGATCATCCTGATGTTATGGGTTGTCCCAATGATTACAATCCTCACAATCCTGGTGAATGTGTTCGTTTCCGCTAGGGCAAAAGGGTTTCAGGAGGCACAGCAGCTCGGTGGAATCCTCATCCTACCTATTATGGTTCTCTTCATAGGCCAGGCAACGGGCTTTCTTGTCATTAAGCCTTATTTACTTGCTTTAATAGGTGTAATCATTTTGGTTTTAAATTTTCTCTTATTAAAATTGATGACAAAATATAATGATCGGAATACTTTATTTGAAAAACAAATATAA
- a CDS encoding ABC transporter ATP-binding protein, protein MSQNVIELDAVSKHFGDQVVLSNVSMSVKDGDIVGLLGPNGSGKTTMIRLMNGVINQTDGNLSILGLDPGLEGDSVRKATGILTENAGLYHEMSGLDNLIFFSKLYGNFDLKQIHLLMEEFELDEHMHKKVGAYSTGMKRRLGIIKAILHKPKLLFLDEPTNGLDPEGIKLVLKFLKDLNEREGTTIFLCSHILHQLEHVCKEYFFLNDGKITDFGTISELQKRYVSQIKLNVITNLLPSEAHWCGYPVLIKDKNTLQFLLPSSEHITPLLQKIISNFWVHHVEIENNDLESLYFKIRGGVIE, encoded by the coding sequence ATGTCGCAAAATGTAATTGAACTGGATGCGGTTTCAAAGCATTTCGGTGATCAAGTGGTACTTAGCAACGTATCTATGAGTGTAAAAGATGGAGATATTGTAGGTCTTCTTGGCCCAAATGGTTCTGGGAAAACAACTATGATCCGCCTTATGAACGGTGTCATCAACCAAACAGACGGAAATTTGTCAATCCTCGGCTTGGACCCGGGGCTTGAGGGAGATTCAGTCAGGAAGGCAACAGGAATTCTAACTGAAAATGCTGGTCTATATCATGAAATGTCTGGACTTGATAATCTAATCTTCTTTTCCAAACTATATGGAAACTTTGATTTAAAGCAAATCCACCTTTTAATGGAGGAATTTGAACTTGATGAGCACATGCATAAAAAAGTTGGTGCTTATAGTACAGGGATGAAACGAAGGTTGGGAATCATCAAGGCGATCCTGCATAAGCCTAAACTCCTTTTTCTCGATGAACCTACGAATGGACTCGATCCTGAGGGGATAAAATTGGTGCTTAAATTTCTCAAGGATTTAAATGAGCGGGAAGGAACGACAATATTTCTTTGTTCACATATTTTGCACCAACTAGAACATGTATGTAAGGAATACTTTTTTCTAAATGACGGAAAGATAACTGACTTTGGTACTATAAGTGAACTTCAAAAAAGGTATGTCAGCCAAATTAAGTTAAATGTTATTACAAATTTGTTGCCTTCTGAGGCTCATTGGTGCGGATATCCTGTTTTAATAAAAGATAAAAATACATTGCAATTTTTATTGCCTTCAAGTGAACATATAACCCCACTGCTTCAAAAAATCATCAGTAATTTTTGGGTACACCATGTGGAGATTGAAAATAACGATTTGGAATCCTTATACTTTAAGATTAGGGGTGGGGTAATTGAATAA
- a CDS encoding ABC transporter permease, translating to MRLKDQFQFVRQNMKKNRTRLFMTILATAMSVAFLIVLASVGFGLHKSIVKETLERRIVTEIEVPGKEEPNNGFKQLTDEDVAYFEEIEDVKAVTRRKNLQNYMFEVGEHQTSAQAVVAHMPSETKAGLELSEGRLPKAENEVVVGYHFVEDLRPNKELSEELYDEKGQIKEEFRYKGELIGKNITMNVIKVEEGKEIKEPLEVTVVGIRKKPTKDWVYDSIVFVSEGVLKQVEEFTGTPRGMLKDPNNPDMELPDIPSDQYDQVKIYAKDMEAIKGITAQLEENNYPSYSVINELKDVNVMFTIVKAGLIFIGTIAIIIASIGIYNTMTMAVTERAPDIGIMKAIGANPKTIKKIFLLESSYIGLIGAALGTLVAYAISIIVNFGLPLIIKQAFGEEPPEGLIFSHIPYTLPIISFIICYLVTILSGLRPAQRATKVDVLQAMRREV from the coding sequence ATGAGGCTTAAAGATCAATTTCAATTCGTCAGGCAGAATATGAAAAAGAACCGGACTCGGTTGTTCATGACCATACTTGCCACGGCTATGAGCGTAGCTTTCCTGATCGTGCTTGCATCAGTGGGGTTTGGACTTCATAAATCAATCGTAAAAGAAACATTAGAAAGAAGAATCGTGACAGAGATTGAAGTCCCAGGGAAAGAGGAGCCGAATAATGGCTTCAAACAGTTGACGGATGAGGATGTTGCTTACTTTGAAGAAATAGAGGATGTCAAAGCTGTAACAAGACGGAAAAACCTGCAGAATTATATGTTCGAAGTGGGGGAACACCAGACATCAGCCCAAGCCGTAGTTGCCCATATGCCATCTGAAACAAAAGCAGGACTTGAACTTTCGGAAGGCAGGCTTCCAAAAGCAGAAAATGAAGTGGTTGTTGGGTACCATTTTGTTGAAGACCTTCGTCCTAATAAAGAGTTGTCTGAGGAATTGTATGATGAGAAGGGGCAAATCAAAGAGGAATTCCGCTATAAAGGGGAACTGATCGGCAAAAATATTACCATGAATGTCATTAAGGTCGAAGAAGGAAAAGAGATAAAAGAACCGTTAGAAGTAACAGTAGTAGGAATCCGCAAGAAGCCAACAAAAGACTGGGTTTACGATAGTATTGTATTTGTTTCCGAAGGAGTTCTTAAGCAGGTTGAGGAATTTACGGGTACTCCACGAGGAATGTTGAAGGATCCTAACAATCCTGACATGGAGCTGCCAGACATCCCTTCGGATCAATATGATCAAGTAAAGATATACGCGAAAGATATGGAAGCAATAAAAGGCATCACTGCACAATTAGAAGAAAATAATTACCCCTCCTATTCGGTCATTAATGAACTTAAAGATGTCAATGTCATGTTCACCATCGTAAAGGCAGGATTGATTTTTATAGGGACGATTGCCATTATTATAGCATCGATAGGAATCTATAACACAATGACTATGGCCGTTACAGAAAGGGCACCTGACATAGGGATCATGAAAGCAATTGGAGCTAATCCAAAGACAATCAAAAAAATATTCCTGCTTGAAAGCAGCTATATAGGACTAATCGGAGCAGCACTCGGAACACTTGTCGCCTATGCTATCAGTATTATCGTTAACTTTGGACTGCCTCTGATTATCAAGCAAGCTTTCGGTGAAGAACCCCCAGAGGGTCTGATATTTAGTCATATTCCTTATACGCTGCCAATCATCAGCTTCATCATTTGCTATCTTGTCACGATTCTCTCAGGCCTTCGTCCAGCACAGCGAGCTACAAAAGTAGATGTGCTCCAGGCAATGAGAAGAGAAGTATAA
- a CDS encoding ABC transporter ATP-binding protein, giving the protein MISINNLSHEFEIGKKGRKTIIPVLKDISFKVKKGEIVTIVGRSGSGKSTLLNLVSGFIRPKEGEITINGIKTSALNETKFADFRIQHLGFIFQSFQLIPSMTAYQNVELPLILKGVKEGERKIRTSEILDMVGLSEYQDHYPGELSGGQQQRVSIARALIVNPPIILADEPTGSLDSETEEDLLKFIIKLNRELGITFLIITHDDKVAQIGHRTIELRDGKVVEEVFANEA; this is encoded by the coding sequence ATGATTTCAATAAACAATTTGAGCCACGAATTTGAAATCGGCAAAAAAGGAAGAAAAACGATAATTCCTGTGTTGAAGGATATTTCATTTAAAGTGAAAAAAGGAGAAATTGTAACCATTGTAGGAAGGAGCGGTTCAGGAAAATCAACACTCCTCAACCTTGTCAGCGGATTTATAAGGCCAAAAGAGGGAGAAATCACAATCAATGGCATTAAGACATCCGCTCTAAACGAAACAAAGTTTGCCGATTTCCGGATTCAGCATCTGGGATTCATTTTTCAAAGCTTTCAGTTGATTCCAAGTATGACAGCCTATCAAAATGTAGAGCTGCCTCTAATTTTAAAAGGAGTCAAAGAGGGAGAAAGGAAAATACGTACAAGTGAAATCCTTGATATGGTGGGATTATCTGAATATCAGGATCATTATCCTGGCGAACTATCCGGTGGGCAGCAGCAAAGGGTAAGTATTGCCCGCGCACTTATAGTCAATCCGCCAATCATTCTTGCTGATGAACCAACCGGCAGTCTGGACTCGGAAACAGAAGAAGATTTACTTAAGTTCATCATTAAATTAAACAGAGAGCTTGGCATTACATTTTTAATCATTACCCATGATGACAAGGTTGCCCAAATTGGCCATCGTACCATTGAATTAAGGGATGGCAAAGTTGTAGAGGAGGTATTTGCAAATGAGGCTTAA
- a CDS encoding RNA polymerase sigma factor, with protein MAKIDFDELYRIHGKKLCQIAFSITKDRHLAEDVVQETFIKAYKKADTIIDTHKIGSWLAAIAARTAIDYLRAEKRRKWLPSDQSIMEQIFSDYDNNLSLEKEVEIILFKEEIQHMLYLLTSEYQQVLVLRFQYGLKEDEIACKLNIKSGTVKTRLHRARKQLKKVMSEKYPA; from the coding sequence ATGGCTAAGATTGATTTTGATGAACTTTATAGGATCCATGGAAAAAAACTTTGTCAAATTGCTTTCAGCATTACTAAAGACAGACATCTGGCAGAGGATGTAGTCCAGGAGACTTTCATAAAGGCATATAAAAAGGCAGATACCATCATAGATACTCATAAAATCGGTTCATGGTTAGCGGCAATCGCGGCAAGGACAGCAATTGATTATTTGCGGGCAGAGAAAAGAAGAAAATGGCTTCCTTCTGACCAAAGCATTATGGAGCAAATTTTCAGTGATTATGATAACAATCTATCGCTTGAAAAGGAAGTTGAAATCATCCTGTTTAAAGAAGAAATTCAACATATGCTGTACTTACTGACGAGTGAGTACCAGCAAGTGTTGGTATTGCGGTTCCAATACGGGTTAAAAGAGGATGAAATCGCCTGCAAATTGAATATTAAATCAGGCACAGTCAAAACACGTCTCCACAGAGCACGAAAACAATTAAAAAAAGTTATGTCAGAAAAGTACCCTGCCTAA
- a CDS encoding DUF6449 domain-containing protein: protein MRSKTSLFNKEMILQVGRNVGWISVIYFLVLFFQIPLRIMMLYSEKNYRDYMPVQRLFDFEFAVQFIMFITVPVVMAIFLYRFLHVKQAADLIHSLPLKRQHIFHFYTLTGFVFLIIPVILITLLTAIIHSTYDLNLYFQLEDIFRWTGIVILFNAVFFLSGVFIAMVTGISVVQGVLTYIMLLFPAGFTLLIIYNLGLMLYGFPSNYYQIRNIEYLSPITHLSFLEGQTISAKAVLLYSVFVLISYFLSLFIYKKRKIEAASEAIAFNGLKVVFKYGAAFCMMLLGGMYFDAMQNEFAWLMFGYASGGVIGYFVAEMVLQKTWRVFGRVKGLGYFAVAMAVLILITQAFSPYEKKVPALDEIKSVTYANTIYMDQEERLAPKPLFQPENIEAVRKFHESIIKNEKMNEQGMESQEFALFIYELKNGNKVVRQYTIDRFDYESDMRGIYESLEYKHAHKPIFKINTEDITSIRINKHITDSPLTITDKEKINQVIGILKKEIEQESFSIDLYPIGNRSTIEIMSGINDYDHIELKHSYKSFISWLEENDMLKEAIVTPDDIDYIVVTNDSIEQEQFKEYPEEEIVNRIMNDKNALKLNNHDQVLAAIENAGYGWFNEAPYTAIFVYKMGNYKEIRTFSDKDVPAFIKEHFK, encoded by the coding sequence ATGCGATCAAAAACATCATTGTTTAACAAAGAAATGATCCTCCAGGTTGGAAGAAATGTTGGCTGGATTTCTGTCATTTACTTCCTGGTTTTATTTTTCCAGATACCATTAAGAATTATGATGCTGTATTCGGAAAAGAATTACAGGGATTACATGCCGGTGCAAAGATTATTTGATTTCGAATTTGCTGTACAGTTCATTATGTTCATTACAGTACCAGTTGTTATGGCAATCTTTTTGTATCGTTTCCTGCACGTCAAGCAGGCAGCGGATTTAATCCACAGTCTGCCATTGAAACGGCAGCATATTTTTCACTTTTATACACTGACAGGCTTTGTGTTTCTGATTATTCCTGTAATCTTGATTACTTTGCTTACAGCCATTATTCACAGTACCTATGACTTAAATTTATATTTCCAGCTTGAGGACATTTTCAGATGGACAGGAATCGTCATTTTATTTAACGCTGTATTTTTCCTGTCAGGAGTATTTATAGCAATGGTCACAGGAATCTCAGTTGTACAGGGCGTCTTGACGTATATTATGCTCTTGTTTCCGGCTGGATTCACCTTGCTGATCATCTATAATCTTGGATTAATGCTGTATGGTTTTCCTAGTAATTATTATCAAATCAGGAATATAGAATATCTTTCACCTATCACCCATCTATCTTTTTTAGAGGGCCAGACAATATCTGCAAAGGCTGTTCTCTTATATTCAGTCTTTGTGTTGATTTCATATTTCCTGTCCCTATTTATCTATAAGAAAAGGAAAATAGAAGCTGCGTCGGAAGCAATCGCTTTTAATGGGTTAAAGGTTGTTTTTAAATACGGAGCTGCTTTCTGCATGATGCTTCTCGGTGGCATGTATTTTGATGCGATGCAGAATGAATTTGCCTGGCTGATGTTTGGATATGCATCCGGTGGTGTAATCGGATATTTCGTTGCCGAGATGGTTCTTCAGAAGACATGGAGAGTTTTTGGAAGGGTAAAAGGACTGGGTTATTTCGCTGTTGCGATGGCGGTCTTGATCCTGATCACTCAAGCATTCTCTCCTTATGAAAAAAAGGTACCTGCACTTGATGAAATTAAAAGTGTAACGTATGCAAATACTATTTATATGGACCAGGAAGAGCGACTAGCTCCAAAACCATTATTCCAGCCAGAAAATATTGAAGCTGTCCGAAAGTTCCATGAAAGCATCATTAAGAATGAGAAAATGAATGAACAAGGAATGGAATCCCAGGAATTCGCTCTCTTTATCTATGAGTTGAAAAATGGTAATAAAGTGGTTCGCCAGTACACTATCGATCGATTCGACTACGAATCCGATATGAGAGGGATTTATGAATCACTGGAGTATAAGCATGCACATAAGCCAATTTTTAAAATTAATACTGAAGACATTACCTCAATTAGAATAAACAAGCACATTACTGACAGCCCATTGACGATTACCGACAAGGAGAAAATCAACCAAGTTATTGGGATCTTGAAAAAGGAAATTGAGCAAGAATCCTTTTCTATTGATTTATATCCAATAGGTAACCGGTCAACGATTGAAATTATGTCTGGCATAAACGATTACGACCATATTGAGTTAAAGCATTCATATAAGAGCTTCATCTCATGGCTGGAGGAAAACGACATGCTGAAAGAAGCAATCGTGACGCCTGATGATATAGACTATATTGTCGTAACAAATGATTCAATAGAACAGGAACAATTTAAGGAATATCCTGAAGAGGAAATAGTTAATCGTATTATGAACGATAAAAACGCACTTAAACTGAATAATCATGACCAAGTGCTAGCAGCTATTGAGAATGCAGGTTATGGATGGTTTAATGAAGCGCCGTATACAGCTATTTTCGTATACAAAATGGGGAATTACAAAGAGATTAGGACATTTAGCGATAAAGATGTACCAGCATTTATTAAAGAGCATTTTAAGTAA